One genomic segment of Streptomyces sp. RerS4 includes these proteins:
- a CDS encoding hydroxymethylglutaryl-CoA lyase: MTFPAPGLPARVRIHEVGARDGLQNEKTAVPTEVKAEFIHRLAAAGLTTVEATSFVHPRWVPQLADAEQLYPLLSDVRADLPVLVPNERGLERALALGASRIAVFGSATETFAARNLNRTVDESLAMFEPVVARAKEQKAHVRGYLSMCFGDPWEGAVPVHRVVRVARALLDLGCDELSLGDTIGVATPGHVQELLSALNEAGVGTDRIGVHFHDTYGQALSNTLAALRHGVTTVDASAGGLGGCPYAKSATGNLATEDLVWMLDGLGIETGVDLAALTATSVWMAERLGRPSPSRTVRALSHKE; this comes from the coding sequence ATGACCTTCCCGGCCCCCGGACTGCCGGCCCGCGTCCGCATCCACGAGGTGGGCGCCCGCGACGGACTGCAGAACGAGAAGACGGCCGTACCGACCGAGGTGAAGGCGGAGTTCATCCACCGCCTCGCCGCCGCCGGGCTGACCACCGTCGAGGCCACCAGCTTCGTCCACCCCAGGTGGGTGCCGCAGTTGGCCGACGCCGAGCAGCTCTACCCGCTGCTCTCCGACGTACGGGCCGACCTGCCCGTCCTCGTGCCCAACGAGCGCGGTCTGGAACGCGCCCTCGCCCTGGGGGCCTCCCGGATCGCCGTCTTCGGCTCGGCCACGGAGACCTTCGCCGCGCGCAACCTGAACCGCACCGTCGACGAGTCCCTCGCCATGTTCGAGCCGGTCGTCGCCCGCGCCAAGGAGCAGAAGGCGCATGTGCGCGGCTACCTCTCCATGTGCTTCGGCGACCCGTGGGAGGGGGCCGTTCCCGTCCACCGGGTGGTCCGCGTGGCCAGGGCGCTGCTCGACCTCGGCTGTGACGAGCTGAGCCTCGGCGACACCATCGGCGTCGCCACACCCGGCCACGTACAGGAGCTGTTGTCGGCCCTGAACGAGGCGGGCGTGGGCACCGACCGCATCGGCGTCCACTTCCACGACACCTACGGTCAGGCCCTCTCCAACACCCTCGCCGCGCTCCGGCACGGCGTGACCACGGTCGACGCCTCCGCCGGCGGGCTCGGCGGGTGCCCGTACGCCAAGAGCGCCACCGGGAACCTCGCCACCGAGGACCTGGTGTGGATGCTCGACGGTCTCGGCATCGAGACCGGGGTCGACCTGGCCGCCCTCACCGCCACGAGCGTGTGGATGGCCGAACGGCTGGGACGCCCCAGCCCCTCCCGTACCGTCCGCGCCCTCTCCCACAAGGAGTAA
- a CDS encoding acyl-CoA dehydrogenase family protein → MALDHRLTPEHEELRRTVEEFAHDVVAPKIGDLYERHEFPYEIVREMGRMGLFGLPFPEEYGGMGGDYLALGIALEELARVDSSVAITLEAGVSLGAMPIHLFGTEEQKRQWLPKMCSGEILGAFGLTEPDGGSDAGGTRTTAVKDGDEWVINGSKCFITNSGTDITGLVTVTAVTGRKADGRPEISSIIVPSGTPGFTVAAPYSKVGWNASDTRELSFQDVRVPLANLVGEEGRGYAQFLRILDEGRIAISALATGLAQGCVDESVKYAKERRAFGRPIGDNQAIQFKLADMEMRAHMARIGWRDAASRLVAGEPFKKEAAIAKLYSSTVAVDNARDATQIHGGYGFMNEYPVARMWRDSKILEIGEGTSEVQRMLIARELGFSA, encoded by the coding sequence ATGGCCCTCGACCACCGGCTCACACCCGAGCACGAGGAACTCCGGCGTACCGTCGAGGAGTTCGCGCACGACGTCGTCGCGCCCAAGATCGGCGACCTGTACGAGCGGCACGAGTTCCCGTACGAGATCGTCCGCGAGATGGGCCGCATGGGCCTGTTCGGCCTGCCCTTCCCGGAGGAGTACGGCGGCATGGGCGGCGACTACCTGGCGCTGGGCATCGCCCTGGAGGAGCTGGCCCGCGTCGACTCCTCGGTCGCCATCACCCTGGAGGCGGGCGTCTCCCTGGGCGCCATGCCGATCCACCTCTTCGGCACCGAGGAGCAGAAGCGGCAGTGGCTGCCGAAGATGTGCTCCGGCGAGATCCTCGGCGCCTTCGGCCTGACCGAGCCCGACGGCGGTTCCGACGCCGGCGGCACCCGCACCACCGCCGTCAAGGACGGCGACGAGTGGGTGATCAACGGCTCGAAGTGCTTCATCACCAACTCCGGTACGGACATCACCGGTCTGGTCACCGTCACGGCCGTCACGGGCCGCAAGGCCGACGGCCGCCCGGAGATCTCCTCGATCATCGTCCCGTCGGGCACCCCCGGCTTCACGGTGGCCGCACCGTACTCGAAGGTCGGCTGGAACGCGTCGGACACCCGTGAGCTGTCCTTCCAGGACGTACGGGTCCCCCTGGCCAACCTGGTCGGCGAAGAGGGCCGCGGCTACGCCCAGTTCCTGCGCATCCTCGACGAGGGCCGGATCGCCATCTCGGCGCTCGCCACCGGTCTCGCGCAGGGCTGCGTGGACGAGTCGGTGAAGTACGCGAAGGAGCGCAGGGCCTTCGGCCGGCCGATCGGCGACAACCAGGCCATCCAGTTCAAGCTCGCGGACATGGAGATGCGCGCGCACATGGCGCGGATCGGCTGGCGCGACGCCGCCTCGCGGCTGGTGGCCGGGGAGCCGTTCAAGAAGGAGGCGGCCATCGCGAAGCTGTACTCCTCCACGGTCGCCGTGGACAACGCCCGTGACGCCACGCAGATCCACGGCGGCTACGGCTTCATGAACGAGTACCCGGTGGCCCGGATGTGGCGGGACTCGAAGATCCTGGAGATCGGCGAGGGCACGAGCGAGGTGCAGCGGATGCTGATCGCCCGTGAGCTGGGCTTCAGCGCCTGA
- a CDS encoding ABC transporter substrate-binding protein translates to MPKPRTSFLTRRGLIATGGALGLVAALAACGGSDKAKDGAGDKGSTAAASGPWIFKDDLGKDVTAKSTPKNIVAFTGTAAALSDYGVRVKGVFGPTKLADGKPDPQAGTMDISKVEILGNVYDEFNVEKYAALQPDLLVTNTWDGTYWYVPEASKDKILKLAPAAAVGVGGNVSMDTALTRTADLAKSLGADLSAKKTADAKARFEAASAKLREATKANPGVKVLVGSGADQMFYVSTPKTSADLKYFESLGVEFVSPEQDKLDAGGFFESLSWENAGKYKADVVLLDNRSATLQPEALKAKPTWAELPAVKAGQVAPRVTEPIYSYDKCAQILEDLAKTIQNAKKVS, encoded by the coding sequence ATGCCCAAGCCCAGAACCTCCTTCCTCACCCGCCGCGGCCTCATCGCGACCGGCGGCGCCCTCGGCCTCGTAGCGGCCCTCGCGGCCTGCGGCGGGTCCGACAAGGCGAAGGACGGTGCGGGCGACAAGGGCTCCACCGCCGCGGCGTCGGGCCCCTGGATCTTCAAGGACGACCTCGGCAAGGACGTCACCGCCAAGTCCACGCCGAAGAACATCGTCGCCTTCACCGGCACGGCCGCCGCCCTCTCCGACTACGGCGTGCGGGTCAAGGGCGTGTTCGGCCCGACGAAGCTGGCCGACGGCAAGCCGGACCCGCAGGCGGGCACGATGGACATCTCCAAGGTGGAGATCCTCGGCAACGTCTACGACGAGTTCAACGTCGAGAAGTACGCGGCCCTCCAGCCCGACCTGCTCGTCACCAACACCTGGGACGGCACGTACTGGTACGTCCCCGAGGCCTCCAAGGACAAGATCCTGAAGCTGGCCCCGGCCGCCGCCGTCGGCGTGGGCGGCAACGTGTCCATGGACACCGCCCTGACCCGCACCGCGGACCTCGCCAAGTCCCTGGGCGCCGACCTGAGCGCCAAGAAGACCGCCGACGCCAAGGCCCGCTTCGAGGCCGCCTCCGCCAAGCTGCGCGAGGCCACCAAGGCCAACCCGGGCGTCAAGGTGCTCGTCGGTTCCGGCGCGGACCAGATGTTCTACGTCTCCACCCCGAAGACCTCCGCGGACCTCAAGTACTTCGAGTCCCTGGGCGTAGAGTTCGTCTCCCCCGAGCAGGACAAGCTGGACGCCGGCGGCTTCTTCGAGAGCCTCAGCTGGGAGAACGCCGGCAAGTACAAGGCCGACGTCGTCCTGCTGGACAACCGCAGCGCCACCCTGCAGCCCGAGGCCCTGAAGGCCAAGCCCACCTGGGCCGAGCTGCCCGCCGTCAAGGCCGGCCAGGTCGCGCCGCGCGTGACCGAGCCGATCTACTCGTACGACAAGTGCGCGCAGATCCTGGAAGACCTCGCGAAGACCATCCAGAACGCCAAGAAGGTCAGCTGA